In a single window of the Micromonospora sp. WMMD1155 genome:
- a CDS encoding GlsB/YeaQ/YmgE family stress response membrane protein: MLVTGYLGAVLIGALVGLLGRLILPGRQRIGVVATFVLGVGSAVLGTVVARALHVDDDAGVKVWVLRWDWIVLAIQVGLAIVAVALANMLTFTRLAGGDETPRRRPRRSKAKS, from the coding sequence ATGCTGGTAACCGGTTATCTCGGCGCGGTGCTCATCGGCGCCCTGGTCGGCCTGCTCGGGCGACTCATCCTGCCGGGGCGGCAACGGATCGGCGTCGTCGCCACGTTCGTCCTCGGCGTCGGCTCGGCGGTGCTGGGCACCGTGGTCGCCCGGGCGCTCCACGTCGACGACGACGCCGGTGTGAAGGTGTGGGTGCTGCGCTGGGACTGGATCGTGCTCGCGATCCAGGTCGGCCTCGCGATCGTCGCCGTGGCGCTGGCGAACATGCTCACCTTCACCCGGCTTGCCGGTGGTGACGAAACCCCTCGTCGGCGGCCCCGTCGCAGCAAGGCCAAGAGCTGA